One window of Anaerolineae bacterium genomic DNA carries:
- a CDS encoding Translation initiation factor 2 → MSNNGQSVKQIELPATITIRDLAKAIDTSPIDIIKKLMANGVMANINQQIDFDTAAIVAAEMGYEATLEADESEKKEDFGEIPLWRRIIMAEDPSQLVRRPPVVTILGHVDHGKTTLLDAIRHTNVAEGEAGGITQHIGAYQVEHNGRLITFLDTPGHAAFTAMRARGAQGADLVVLVVAADDGVMPQTKEAAAHAKAAHVPILVAINKIDKPNADIARVKQQLAEIGLVPDDWDGDTIVVPISAKQKKGLDDLLEAILLIADNMDIHANPKGKVIGTVIEAKVDRAKGVLATLLVQNGTLEVGDVVLAGTAYGRIKAMFDFTGKKVRKATPSTPVSVMGLNDVPQAGEMFEVVESEREARNIVMERLQSSKQSEAAVKKAVSLEQLFDRYKSGEVHELRLIIKADVQGSLEPIVNSLKELSKGEIAVNILHAETGNISENDVMLAAASNAVIIGFNVQADVAARNMAESEGVSIRLYDIIYRLTEDVEKALKGMLEPEEKEKILGHAEVRAIFRISKVGNVAGCYVRDGEIRRNGRIRVIRNGETVGEGAVSSLKHLTEDVREVKQGFECGIAIKGFDAFQVGDVLECFIIEKAQASKDVL, encoded by the coding sequence ATGAGCAATAATGGGCAGAGCGTGAAACAGATTGAATTGCCGGCCACCATTACCATTCGAGACCTGGCTAAGGCAATCGATACCAGCCCAATTGACATTATTAAGAAATTAATGGCCAATGGTGTCATGGCAAATATTAACCAGCAAATCGATTTCGATACAGCCGCGATCGTGGCTGCAGAGATGGGCTATGAAGCCACTTTGGAAGCGGATGAGAGTGAGAAAAAAGAAGACTTTGGGGAGATCCCGCTATGGCGACGGATTATCATGGCGGAAGACCCCAGCCAGCTTGTGCGGCGTCCTCCAGTTGTGACCATTCTGGGGCATGTCGACCATGGAAAAACTACCTTACTGGATGCGATCCGGCACACCAACGTGGCGGAAGGGGAAGCCGGAGGTATAACGCAACACATAGGCGCTTATCAGGTCGAGCATAACGGGCGGTTAATTACATTTTTAGATACCCCAGGACATGCTGCATTTACGGCAATGAGGGCAAGAGGTGCGCAGGGAGCTGACCTGGTTGTATTGGTTGTCGCTGCAGATGATGGCGTGATGCCGCAGACCAAAGAGGCAGCAGCTCACGCAAAAGCCGCTCATGTTCCAATTCTGGTGGCAATTAATAAAATCGATAAGCCCAATGCAGATATAGCCCGGGTGAAGCAACAACTGGCTGAAATCGGATTGGTCCCCGATGACTGGGATGGGGATACGATTGTGGTGCCGATCTCAGCCAAACAGAAAAAGGGGTTAGATGATTTGTTGGAAGCGATCTTATTGATTGCGGACAACATGGACATTCACGCCAATCCGAAGGGCAAAGTGATCGGTACGGTCATTGAAGCAAAAGTCGACCGAGCGAAAGGTGTGTTAGCCACATTGTTAGTTCAAAATGGCACCTTAGAGGTTGGTGATGTTGTTCTGGCAGGAACTGCTTACGGACGGATCAAAGCAATGTTCGATTTTACCGGCAAGAAAGTTCGCAAAGCGACCCCTTCGACTCCGGTATCTGTCATGGGATTGAATGATGTACCCCAAGCAGGGGAAATGTTCGAGGTGGTTGAATCGGAGCGAGAAGCCCGCAATATTGTTATGGAGCGCCTGCAGAGTTCTAAGCAATCTGAAGCAGCGGTGAAAAAAGCGGTTTCATTAGAGCAACTGTTCGATCGTTATAAATCTGGAGAAGTGCACGAATTACGCTTGATCATTAAAGCGGATGTGCAAGGTTCTTTGGAGCCCATTGTCAATTCGTTGAAGGAACTCAGTAAAGGTGAAATTGCGGTTAACATTCTTCATGCTGAAACGGGAAATATCAGCGAGAATGATGTCATGTTAGCGGCGGCGTCCAATGCTGTCATCATTGGGTTTAATGTTCAAGCAGATGTTGCAGCACGAAATATGGCCGAATCGGAGGGTGTATCTATCCGACTTTATGATATTATATATCGCTTGACGGAAGATGTCGAAAAAGCCCTGAAGGGTATGTTAGAACCGGAGGAGAAGGAAAAAATCCTTGGCCATGCAGAAGTGCGAGCGATATTTCGCATCTCAAAAGTCGGGAATGTTGCAGGATGTTATGTCCGGGACGGAGAAATCCGCCGCAATGGGCGTATTCGGGTAATAAGAAACGGTGAAACCGTCGGAGAGGGGGCGGTGTCGTCCTTGAAGCATCTAACCGAAGATGTGCGAGAAGTCAAGCAAGGATTTGAATGCGGAATTGCCATCAAGGGCTTTGATGCTTTTCAAGTTGGTGATGTGCTTGAGTGTTTCATTATTGAAAAAGCTCAGGCAAGTAAGGATGTGTTATAG
- a CDS encoding Ribosome-binding factor A, with product MERIVERVKEELAELLLHSVSDPRLTGVYVTDVRIDRELAYADIYVSAIEGQERAKEILEGLEHAQGFLRRELARSVELRVFPKLRFHWDPTPERAERIERLLASLREESKPLDKETKEQEDR from the coding sequence TTGGAACGAATCGTTGAACGGGTAAAAGAAGAGTTGGCGGAGTTATTGCTACACAGCGTATCCGATCCCCGATTGACGGGTGTTTACGTGACGGATGTGCGGATTGATCGCGAGTTGGCTTACGCAGATATCTATGTCTCTGCCATTGAGGGACAGGAGCGAGCAAAAGAAATCCTTGAGGGTTTGGAACATGCTCAGGGATTTCTTCGTCGTGAACTTGCTCGCTCAGTTGAGTTGCGAGTTTTCCCAAAACTACGGTTTCATTGGGATCCAACTCCAGAAAGAGCTGAGCGCATTGAAAGGTTACTGGCATCCTTGAGAGAGGAGTCCAAGCCTTTGGATAAGGAGACAAAAGAACAGGAAGACCGATGA
- a CDS encoding tRNA pseudouridine synthase B: MNSDQNIKNIVSGVLVVDKPIGLTSHDVVQIIRRGTGIRRAGHTGTLDPRASGVLVVLIGPAVRLSEYVAASDKRYQATIRLGSSTDTYDSEGSVTETNAWENISEEEFNRVLQKFVGEIEQVPPPYSAVKVKGKKAYDLAREGEEVELTPRIIQVYHLEVLEWAPPEVVIDVYCSSGTYVRSLANDLGKELGCGAHLIGLRRTKSGKFTLRDAIPLRKLQESFETGTWYRYLIPAAEALAEWPMVELDADQVELVRHGHRIPGEPNEKGWARGVSQQGDLVALLEYDAETGEWQPRKVFFQ; this comes from the coding sequence ATGAATTCAGATCAAAACATTAAAAATATTGTCTCTGGAGTATTGGTTGTTGATAAACCAATTGGGTTGACTTCGCATGATGTTGTCCAAATCATCCGGAGAGGGACGGGAATTCGGCGAGCGGGTCATACGGGAACACTCGATCCGCGCGCTTCGGGAGTCCTGGTCGTCTTAATAGGACCTGCCGTGCGATTGAGCGAATATGTGGCTGCGTCTGACAAACGGTATCAAGCTACCATTCGATTGGGAAGTTCCACTGACACCTACGACTCTGAAGGCTCAGTCACTGAAACCAATGCGTGGGAGAATATTAGCGAAGAAGAATTCAATCGTGTGTTACAAAAATTTGTCGGTGAAATCGAACAGGTGCCTCCTCCTTATTCGGCTGTTAAGGTCAAGGGTAAAAAAGCCTATGATCTGGCAAGAGAGGGTGAAGAGGTCGAGTTAACGCCGAGAATTATTCAGGTCTATCATCTGGAAGTGCTGGAATGGGCTCCCCCTGAAGTGGTCATTGACGTTTATTGCTCATCGGGAACTTATGTCCGGTCGTTGGCAAACGATCTCGGCAAAGAATTGGGTTGCGGGGCGCATCTTATCGGCTTGAGGCGCACAAAGAGCGGTAAATTCACGCTTCGAGATGCTATCCCCTTACGAAAATTGCAGGAATCATTTGAAACCGGCACTTGGTATCGTTACTTAATTCCAGCTGCCGAAGCTCTGGCAGAATGGCCGATGGTCGAATTGGATGCTGACCAGGTTGAACTCGTGCGGCATGGACATCGTATTCCCGGCGAACCCAACGAAAAAGGCTGGGCACGCGGTGTAAGTCAACAAGGCGATCTGGTTGCACTCCTTGAGTATGATGCTGAAACGGGTGAGTGGCAACCTCGGAAGGTATTTTTTCAATAA
- a CDS encoding Thymidylate synthase translates to MRAYLDLLAHILNNGVKKQDRTGVGTLSVFGYQMRFNLEDGFPILTTKKIHLKSVIYELLWFLQGDTNVRYLQEHGVRIWNEWADENGDLGPIYGAQWRSWRGADGKTIDQIAQVVHDIQHNPNSRRLIVSAWNVAELEKMALPPCHCLFQFYVANGRLSCQLYQRSADVFLGVPFNIASYSLLTMMVAQVTGLQAGEFVHTFGDVHLYLNHIEQAKLQLSREPYPLPQMKINPEVKDIFAFRYEDFELVNYRSHPHIPAEVAV, encoded by the coding sequence ATGAGAGCCTATTTAGATTTATTAGCCCACATCTTGAACAATGGGGTTAAGAAGCAAGATCGCACCGGCGTGGGGACATTATCAGTGTTTGGATATCAGATGCGGTTCAACCTGGAGGACGGATTTCCAATCCTGACCACGAAAAAAATCCATCTCAAGTCTGTAATCTATGAATTGCTCTGGTTCCTGCAGGGAGATACGAATGTGCGTTACCTTCAGGAACATGGCGTGCGAATATGGAATGAATGGGCAGACGAGAATGGCGATTTAGGCCCGATTTACGGTGCACAATGGAGATCCTGGCGGGGAGCGGATGGAAAGACGATAGATCAAATTGCTCAGGTAGTGCATGATATTCAGCATAATCCCAATTCGAGACGGCTGATCGTTAGCGCCTGGAACGTTGCCGAGTTGGAAAAGATGGCATTACCGCCTTGCCATTGCCTGTTTCAATTTTATGTTGCGAATGGTCGCCTCTCCTGTCAGCTCTATCAACGTTCAGCGGATGTTTTTTTAGGGGTTCCGTTCAATATTGCTTCCTATTCGCTTTTGACCATGATGGTGGCACAAGTCACCGGATTGCAGGCTGGAGAGTTTGTTCATACTTTTGGAGATGTTCACCTCTATCTCAACCATATTGAGCAGGCGAAATTGCAACTCAGCCGTGAACCGTATCCTCTGCCCCAAATGAAAATTAATCCTGAAGTTAAGGATATTTTTGCGTTCAGGTATGAGGATTTTGAATTGGTCAACTATCGTTCTCATCCTCATATCCCTGCTGAGGTAGCTGTTTGA
- a CDS encoding 3'-to-5' oligoribonuclease A — protein MSRHPRTLIGEALQDSERLLLVTHIRPDGDAIGSLLGLGLALLEAGKSVQMVLDDHVPVQFQHLAGSEMIQRTIQADFELAIALDCSDRSRLGRFGQELDMWNINIDHHVTNTGYAQINLIEPEAVATAEIIATNLEGWGFKISKAVANALLMGILTDTIGFRTYNMRSSVLRLAAELMDSGANLPELYARNVYQKPFEAVKMWGSGLSRLQRRDGIIWTVLTNQDRQMAGYAGKDDADMINLLTAIEDVKISIVFVEQPNGKVKISWRAIPGVDVSQVASEFGGGGHPAAAGAELSGDIQNLSEIVLEKTYLHLKENQKHSENSKEHRVRL, from the coding sequence ATGAGCAGACATCCACGTACTCTGATTGGTGAGGCACTGCAAGATTCTGAGCGTTTGTTATTGGTAACCCATATTCGTCCTGATGGCGATGCAATTGGCTCCCTCCTGGGGTTGGGTCTGGCTTTATTGGAAGCGGGAAAATCTGTCCAGATGGTTCTTGATGATCATGTCCCCGTTCAATTTCAGCACCTGGCTGGTTCGGAGATGATCCAAAGGACGATTCAAGCAGACTTTGAGTTAGCGATTGCTTTGGATTGTTCCGACAGGTCCAGGCTGGGGAGATTTGGTCAAGAGCTGGATATGTGGAATATCAATATTGATCATCACGTCACGAATACCGGTTATGCTCAAATCAACCTGATCGAACCCGAAGCAGTTGCTACGGCTGAAATCATAGCAACCAATCTGGAGGGTTGGGGTTTCAAAATTAGTAAAGCGGTAGCAAATGCCCTCTTGATGGGTATCTTAACGGACACCATCGGTTTTCGAACCTATAATATGCGCTCCTCAGTGCTCAGACTGGCCGCGGAATTAATGGACAGCGGGGCAAACCTCCCTGAGCTTTACGCGCGGAATGTTTACCAAAAACCCTTTGAAGCGGTAAAAATGTGGGGAAGCGGACTATCTCGATTGCAACGGAGAGATGGTATTATCTGGACTGTCTTGACAAACCAGGATCGGCAAATGGCTGGTTATGCAGGTAAAGACGACGCGGATATGATCAATCTATTGACCGCGATCGAAGATGTAAAAATTAGTATCGTCTTTGTTGAACAACCAAATGGAAAGGTGAAGATAAGCTGGCGAGCGATTCCTGGTGTAGATGTCTCTCAGGTCGCTTCTGAGTTTGGAGGTGGCGGTCATCCGGCTGCTGCTGGTGCAGAACTGAGCGGAGATATTCAAAATCTTTCCGAAATTGTTCTTGAAAAAACCTATCTACACTTAAAGGAAAATCAAAAGCATTCTGAAAATTCTAAGGAACACAGGGTGAGACTATGA
- a CDS encoding Riboflavin kinase codes for MRHIWSLDDLFLEGSCVSIGTFDGVHLGHQEIIRQLVTRANQTGLPAIVVTFFPHPDRVLGKKEGRFYLSTPEEKADILANLGVDIVVTHPFNLEVANLSAREFLTNLKEKIAFRELVVGYDFALGKKREGTVQHLAELGLELDFELHVIPPVRVNGEIVSSSYLRSLLGEGNIAKVNALLGRPFFLSGKVIPGDGRGRSLGIPTANLDILAERAVPLHGVYVCYAIVNHQRYGAVVNVGVRPTFESEPVAPRVEAHLLDFEADLYQEVLALEFLDRLRDERRFPSKDALVEQIQRDILQARQVLSSMVPEQKD; via the coding sequence ATGCGCCATATCTGGTCGTTGGATGATCTCTTCCTGGAAGGGTCTTGTGTTTCTATTGGTACCTTTGATGGAGTGCACCTGGGCCACCAGGAGATCATCCGCCAATTGGTGACCAGAGCAAATCAGACAGGATTGCCTGCAATCGTTGTTACTTTTTTCCCTCATCCTGATCGGGTGTTGGGGAAGAAAGAAGGGCGTTTTTATCTTTCCACTCCCGAAGAGAAAGCGGATATCCTCGCGAATTTGGGGGTAGATATAGTTGTGACGCACCCCTTCAACCTCGAGGTGGCAAATCTCTCAGCTAGAGAATTCCTGACTAACTTGAAGGAGAAAATTGCCTTTCGTGAACTGGTTGTGGGGTATGATTTCGCTTTGGGGAAAAAACGAGAGGGAACAGTGCAGCACCTGGCTGAACTTGGTCTGGAATTGGATTTTGAGTTGCATGTGATACCGCCGGTTCGTGTCAATGGTGAAATCGTTTCGTCGAGTTACCTGCGTTCTCTCTTAGGCGAAGGGAATATCGCTAAGGTAAACGCTCTGTTGGGAAGGCCGTTTTTCTTGAGTGGCAAAGTTATCCCAGGAGATGGACGTGGCAGAAGTTTGGGAATCCCAACTGCTAATCTGGATATCCTGGCTGAGCGCGCTGTTCCATTGCATGGCGTCTATGTCTGTTATGCAATCGTCAACCATCAACGATATGGGGCTGTTGTGAATGTGGGTGTGCGGCCTACTTTTGAGAGTGAGCCGGTAGCCCCTCGAGTAGAGGCTCATCTATTAGATTTTGAGGCAGATTTATATCAGGAAGTCTTAGCCCTGGAATTTCTAGACCGTTTACGTGATGAGAGACGTTTTCCATCGAAAGATGCTTTGGTGGAGCAAATCCAGCGTGACATTTTACAAGCTCGGCAAGTACTCAGTTCAATGGTTCCGGAACAAAAGGACTGA